Proteins encoded in a region of the Acidimicrobiia bacterium genome:
- a CDS encoding phosphatase PAP2 family protein: MGPATQQKTTTAKLPSAAAWLVRYRLPIVGAYLAASIVVAIAFSVPERQYMWFWLAVAIVLAGAYNPHPIAKVIIDWLPVLVILAGYDFVRSFAGELVPRAVIEPQLRFDEIVFGGTAPTVLLQDWFDVRKRPHPWDYAVFCVYLSHFVMTPCFALYLYLRDRPRFRRFAMVILAVSLAGFVTYFILPAAPPWYASEKGDLEPTIRVVQRVWEALGVSGAADAFAGRNTNVANPVAALPSLHAAWPFLMLLFVWRRAPRGRWLALAYNAAMIFMLVYGAEHYVSDVLLGWLYAVVIFVIVSRLLDRPSNAVTTPS, encoded by the coding sequence ATGGGACCGGCGACGCAGCAGAAGACGACGACAGCCAAGCTGCCGAGCGCCGCTGCGTGGCTCGTGCGCTACCGGCTCCCGATCGTTGGCGCGTATCTCGCGGCCTCCATCGTGGTGGCGATCGCCTTCTCGGTTCCCGAGCGCCAGTACATGTGGTTCTGGCTCGCGGTCGCCATCGTTCTTGCCGGCGCGTACAACCCGCATCCGATCGCAAAGGTGATCATCGACTGGCTGCCGGTGCTGGTGATCCTCGCGGGCTATGACTTCGTTCGCAGCTTCGCCGGAGAGCTCGTGCCCCGCGCGGTGATTGAACCACAGTTGCGCTTCGACGAGATCGTGTTCGGCGGCACCGCACCGACCGTGCTGCTCCAAGACTGGTTCGACGTCCGCAAACGGCCGCACCCGTGGGACTACGCGGTGTTCTGCGTCTACCTGTCGCACTTCGTCATGACGCCGTGCTTCGCCCTCTACCTCTACTTGCGCGACCGCCCGCGTTTTCGCCGCTTCGCGATGGTGATCCTGGCGGTGTCGCTCGCCGGCTTCGTCACCTACTTCATCCTGCCAGCCGCACCACCGTGGTACGCGAGCGAGAAGGGCGACCTCGAGCCGACCATCCGGGTCGTGCAGCGGGTCTGGGAGGCGCTCGGGGTATCCGGCGCCGCAGATGCGTTCGCCGGTCGCAACACCAACGTGGCCAACCCGGTGGCGGCACTCCCCTCCCTCCACGCGGCCTGGCCGTTCTTGATGCTGCTCTTCGTATGGCGGCGAGCACCGCGCGGGCGCTGGCTCGCGCTCGCATACAACGCTGCGATGATCTTCATGCTCGTATACGGGGCCGAGCACTACGTGAGCGACGTCCTGCTCGGGTGGCTCTACGCCGTGGTGATCTTCGTCATCGTCAGCCGGCTGCTCGACCGGCCGTCGAACGCGGTCACGACGCCGAGCTAG
- a CDS encoding sigma-70 family RNA polymerase sigma factor: MWSVADDALLAGMVAGDTGAAAAFVARFQRRVFGLAITIVGDPRTAEDVAQEALVRAWRHGAAYDPRRGSVATWLLAITRNLAIDVMRVRRPAPMDPDALVELPVRDGAAGPPELAAMHEDGDRLRQALTTLPDDQRRAIVLAGIAGFSAREVAESEGIPLGTAKTRIRTAMLRLRSVLVTQERAE, translated from the coding sequence ATGTGGTCCGTTGCCGACGATGCCTTGCTGGCCGGGATGGTGGCCGGCGATACCGGGGCCGCGGCGGCGTTCGTCGCCCGGTTCCAACGGCGCGTGTTCGGTCTGGCGATCACGATCGTGGGCGACCCCCGCACGGCCGAGGACGTCGCCCAAGAAGCGCTCGTGCGGGCGTGGCGCCACGGCGCCGCCTACGACCCGAGACGGGGGAGCGTCGCGACCTGGCTGCTGGCGATCACGAGGAACCTGGCAATCGACGTGATGCGGGTCCGGCGCCCAGCGCCGATGGACCCGGACGCACTGGTCGAGCTCCCCGTGCGCGACGGCGCCGCCGGACCTCCCGAGCTCGCCGCGATGCACGAGGACGGCGACCGGCTACGTCAAGCACTCACGACGCTGCCCGACGACCAGCGGCGCGCCATCGTGCTCGCGGGCATCGCCGGCTTCAGTGCGCGCGAGGTAGCGGAATCGGAAGGCATCCCGCTCGGCACCGCGAAGACCCGCATCCGCACCGCGATGTTGCGATTGCGGTCCGTGCTTGTCACGCAGGAACGTGCCGAATGA
- a CDS encoding phosphoribosylanthranilate isomerase, with amino-acid sequence MFVKICGIANEEDALLAVALDADALGFMFAPGSPRLVSPADVAPILRRLPATITTIGVFRDERPERVVDVVNSLGLGGAQLHGREPASEVRWVRERVPLVIQGFAAGDPGIASVADGGAQIVLVDAPEPGSGRVFDWSLAEGVPPGARLLLAGGLTPDNVADAIRRVRPWGVDVSTGVETSPGSGRKDAARMRRFIEAVRATADELAVDGWDPDDGSFGPYDWQVDERPA; translated from the coding sequence GTGTTCGTGAAGATCTGCGGCATCGCGAACGAAGAGGACGCGCTGCTCGCCGTCGCGCTCGATGCTGACGCGCTCGGCTTTATGTTCGCGCCCGGGAGCCCACGCCTCGTCTCGCCGGCCGATGTGGCTCCGATCCTGCGGCGCCTGCCCGCGACGATCACCACGATCGGCGTGTTCCGCGACGAGCGGCCCGAGCGGGTCGTCGATGTGGTGAACAGCCTTGGGCTCGGCGGCGCCCAGCTGCACGGGCGCGAGCCTGCATCCGAGGTGCGCTGGGTTCGTGAGCGCGTCCCGCTCGTGATCCAGGGCTTCGCTGCGGGTGACCCCGGGATCGCCTCGGTGGCCGATGGCGGCGCACAGATCGTCCTCGTCGATGCCCCGGAACCAGGCTCTGGGCGCGTGTTCGACTGGTCGCTGGCCGAGGGCGTGCCTCCCGGCGCGCGGCTGCTGCTCGCGGGGGGCTTGACGCCCGACAACGTGGCCGACGCGATCCGGCGCGTGCGGCCGTGGGGCGTCGACGTGTCGACCGGCGTCGAGACCTCACCTGGCTCCGGTCGTAAGGACGCGGCTCGGATGCGCCGGTTCATCGAAGCTGTGCGCGCCACCGCCGACGAGCTCGCCGTCGATGGTTGGGATCCCGACGACGGATCCTTCGGACCCTACGACTGGCAGGTGGACGAGCGACCGGCGTAA
- the trpB gene encoding tryptophan synthase subunit beta, with protein sequence MGIARGAPVRLEGSGPVPTGLGRFGEFGGRFVPESLVPALEQLEEAFRVAWASTEFRDELAHLLTNYAGRPTPVTECRRLSERLGVRVLLKREDLTHTGSHKINNVLGQALLTQRMGKHRLIAETGAGQHGVATATAAALFGLDCTVFMGAVDVERQALNVWRMRLLGAEVVPVESGSATLKDAINDALRDWVGTVEDTHYCIGSVVGPHPYPWMVREFQRIVGDEAREQCRTILGGHDPDVVVACVGGGSNAIGTFAGFLDTSARLIGIEAAGLGLESGQHGASITRGVPGVLHGARSLFLQSEEGQILEAHSISAGLDYPGVGPEHAALASEGRAEYHSATDDEALGGFQVLSATEGIVPALEPAHAIGWLAREAGHEVPSGSTVLVTLSGRGDKDAAQVAERLGTELG encoded by the coding sequence ATGGGGATCGCGCGCGGAGCGCCGGTACGGCTCGAGGGTTCGGGGCCGGTACCGACCGGACTCGGCCGCTTCGGCGAGTTCGGCGGTCGGTTCGTTCCTGAATCGCTCGTCCCGGCGTTGGAACAGCTCGAAGAGGCCTTCCGGGTCGCGTGGGCGTCCACGGAGTTCCGCGACGAGCTCGCGCACCTGCTTACGAACTACGCGGGCCGGCCGACGCCCGTGACCGAGTGTCGCCGGTTGTCGGAGCGCCTCGGTGTGCGCGTGCTCCTCAAACGTGAGGACCTGACGCACACCGGCTCGCACAAGATCAACAACGTGCTCGGCCAAGCGCTACTCACCCAGCGCATGGGGAAGCATCGGTTGATCGCCGAGACCGGCGCCGGTCAGCACGGTGTTGCGACCGCGACCGCTGCCGCGTTGTTCGGGCTGGACTGCACCGTCTTCATGGGTGCTGTCGATGTCGAACGGCAGGCACTCAACGTCTGGCGGATGAGGCTCCTCGGTGCCGAGGTCGTGCCCGTGGAGTCGGGGAGTGCCACGCTCAAGGATGCGATCAACGACGCGCTGCGCGACTGGGTGGGGACCGTCGAGGACACGCACTACTGCATCGGCTCGGTCGTCGGGCCCCATCCCTACCCGTGGATGGTTCGCGAGTTCCAGCGCATCGTCGGTGACGAAGCGCGCGAACAGTGTCGAACGATCCTGGGCGGTCACGATCCCGATGTGGTCGTGGCCTGCGTCGGAGGCGGCTCGAACGCGATCGGCACATTCGCGGGCTTCCTGGACACGAGCGCGCGCCTCATCGGCATCGAGGCGGCGGGCCTGGGTCTCGAGAGCGGGCAGCACGGCGCGTCGATCACGCGCGGGGTGCCCGGTGTTCTCCATGGCGCGCGTTCGTTGTTCCTCCAGAGCGAGGAAGGCCAGATCCTCGAGGCGCACTCGATCAGCGCCGGGCTCGACTACCCGGGCGTCGGTCCTGAGCACGCCGCGCTCGCTTCGGAGGGTCGCGCCGAGTACCACTCGGCGACCGACGACGAGGCGCTCGGAGGGTTCCAGGTGCTCTCGGCCACCGAAGGCATCGTGCCAGCGCTCGAGCCCGCCCACGCGATCGGTTGGCTCGCCCGTGAGGCGGGGCACGAGGTGCCATCGGGCTCGACCGTGCTCGTGACCCTCTCGGGACGCGGCGACAAGGACGCCGCGCAGGTCGCCGAGCGCCTCGGAACGGAACTCGGTTGA
- a CDS encoding MFS transporter, whose protein sequence is RSRASARARLLEPFDRRYGGRFIVLGLVGFLVNLFSAPSSQLTNRYLTHTHDFSNSQIALLRGVTAGVPGVIGVVVAGRLAESRGRRLVIIGGLLVATLFQVTFFLGSGALLWIMPTVSIVAAACAGISLGTTNNELFPTEARGTSNGFLLVCGVAGAALGLLLAPRLKDVAGGLGPAIAMLGVAPLVAAFFLVPRLPETRARRLDEISPSEV, encoded by the coding sequence CGAGGTCGAGGGCGAGCGCGAGGGCCCGGCTCCTCGAGCCGTTCGACCGTCGATACGGCGGACGGTTCATCGTCCTGGGGCTGGTCGGCTTCCTGGTCAACCTGTTCAGCGCGCCCTCTTCGCAACTCACGAACCGCTACCTCACACACACGCACGACTTCTCCAACTCGCAGATCGCGCTGTTGCGCGGGGTCACAGCCGGCGTTCCGGGCGTGATCGGTGTCGTCGTCGCCGGACGTCTAGCGGAGTCGCGCGGCCGACGCCTCGTGATCATCGGGGGCCTTCTCGTCGCCACATTGTTCCAAGTCACGTTCTTCCTCGGCAGCGGCGCGCTGTTGTGGATCATGCCGACCGTCTCCATCGTCGCGGCGGCTTGCGCCGGTATCAGCCTCGGCACGACGAACAACGAGCTCTTCCCTACTGAAGCCCGAGGCACGTCCAACGGGTTCTTGCTCGTATGCGGCGTGGCCGGCGCCGCGCTCGGGCTTCTGCTCGCACCGCGGCTCAAGGACGTGGCCGGCGGGCTCGGACCCGCGATCGCGATGCTCGGCGTGGCACCTCTCGTTGCCGCCTTCTTCCTCGTCCCCCGCCTCCCGGAGACCCGCGCTCGTAGGCTCGATGAGATCAGCCCTTCGGAGGTGTGA
- a CDS encoding MFS transporter, giving the protein MRRRMLVRIDAPTDAVRDAAREALGVAPGADGVLTGPLFDHDSPGSTLQVHIEGDPSQSTVRLDGGSSISVPYFGWFIRLVVWLVARRVLDDAATRLRAAVAGDPVPPPRHHRTLIPASFTADQAARLAVLTAVAAVASFGSALFTQNGDAVTRSFNRGDEALGDALAFARIGVLLTLVAASMADRFGRRRMILIGLGGMCAANALAAAAPSFEVFTASQVLTRAFANATFAITAMAVVEDAPEGARAFSFSMFGMGLGLGFGATVFLLPINDLSDDTWRVAFALSALTALLLPGIVRRLRETIRYERLETMTRSRASARARLLEPFDRR; this is encoded by the coding sequence GAGAAGCGCTCGGCGTCGCACCAGGTGCCGACGGCGTGCTGACCGGCCCGCTGTTCGACCACGACAGCCCCGGCTCGACACTTCAGGTGCACATCGAAGGCGATCCGAGCCAGAGCACCGTTCGGCTCGACGGTGGCTCGAGCATCTCGGTGCCGTACTTCGGATGGTTCATCCGTCTCGTGGTGTGGTTGGTGGCGCGGCGCGTGCTCGATGATGCCGCCACGCGCCTTCGCGCCGCGGTCGCGGGCGACCCTGTACCCCCACCACGTCACCACCGCACGCTGATCCCCGCGTCCTTCACGGCCGACCAAGCCGCGCGCCTCGCGGTGCTCACCGCCGTGGCCGCTGTCGCCAGCTTCGGGAGCGCGCTCTTCACGCAGAACGGTGACGCAGTCACTCGGTCGTTCAATCGTGGCGACGAGGCGCTCGGTGACGCGCTGGCGTTCGCCCGCATCGGTGTGCTGCTCACGCTGGTGGCGGCGTCCATGGCTGACCGGTTCGGTCGTCGCCGGATGATTCTCATCGGGCTCGGGGGGATGTGCGCGGCGAACGCGCTGGCGGCTGCGGCGCCGAGCTTCGAGGTCTTCACGGCTTCGCAGGTGCTCACTCGAGCGTTTGCCAACGCGACCTTTGCGATCACGGCCATGGCCGTGGTCGAAGACGCGCCCGAGGGGGCTCGTGCCTTCTCGTTCTCGATGTTCGGGATGGGCTTGGGCCTCGGCTTCGGCGCGACGGTGTTCCTCCTCCCGATCAACGACCTGAGCGACGACACCTGGCGGGTCGCCTTCGCGTTGAGCGCGCTCACGGCGCTGCTCCTGCCAGGCATCGTCCGACGCCTGCGCGAGACCATCCGATATGAGCGTCTCGAGACCATGACGAGGTCGAGGGCGAGCGCGAGGGCCCGGCTCCTCGAGCCGTTCGACCGTCGATA
- a CDS encoding glycosyltransferase family 4 protein gives MRIAEIAPPWFTVPPRHYGGIELVVSLLADGLEARGHEVTLFASGGSNTKAELVSPLDDPPDPSLLGNMWFDAFHALSSYLDVGRFDVVHDHSGIVGPSLAAVLGGRPPVVHTLHGPWTEPTRRYYSLIDQRVHLVAISNAQRRDNTALRYAATVHNGIDLDAYPLREAKDEFLVYVGRANPDKGTTRAIEVARRAGLPLAMIVKKAEPFERSYWDEIVVPLLTDEVEVYEAVPHEVKVDLLSRAKAMVFPIDWPEPFGLVMVEAMACGTPVVTCPAGAAVEVVVDGVTGYLRESIDDLVEAVHAVDRCDPNACREHVVEHFSADRMVDAYEVLLGEVASSAS, from the coding sequence GTGCGCATCGCCGAGATCGCTCCGCCGTGGTTCACCGTCCCTCCTCGCCATTACGGCGGCATCGAGCTCGTCGTCTCGCTGCTGGCCGACGGGCTGGAGGCCCGCGGCCACGAGGTGACGCTGTTCGCCTCCGGGGGCTCGAACACCAAGGCGGAGCTCGTGAGCCCGCTGGACGATCCTCCTGATCCGTCCCTCCTCGGCAACATGTGGTTCGACGCGTTCCATGCGCTCTCGTCGTACCTCGACGTCGGCCGGTTCGACGTGGTGCACGACCATTCCGGGATCGTGGGCCCCTCGCTAGCCGCGGTGCTCGGCGGCCGCCCACCGGTCGTGCACACGCTGCACGGACCGTGGACGGAGCCGACCCGCCGCTACTACTCGCTGATCGACCAGCGGGTGCACCTGGTAGCGATCAGCAACGCGCAGCGGCGCGACAACACGGCGTTGCGGTATGCGGCGACGGTGCACAACGGGATCGATCTCGACGCCTATCCGCTCCGCGAAGCCAAGGACGAGTTCCTCGTCTACGTGGGGAGAGCCAACCCGGACAAGGGGACGACCCGCGCCATCGAGGTGGCGCGCCGGGCCGGACTGCCGCTGGCCATGATCGTCAAGAAGGCCGAGCCGTTCGAGCGCTCCTACTGGGACGAGATCGTCGTGCCGCTCCTCACCGACGAGGTCGAGGTGTACGAAGCGGTGCCGCACGAGGTCAAGGTCGACCTGTTGTCACGCGCCAAGGCGATGGTGTTCCCGATCGACTGGCCAGAACCCTTCGGTCTGGTGATGGTCGAGGCCATGGCCTGCGGCACGCCCGTCGTCACGTGCCCGGCCGGTGCCGCGGTCGAGGTCGTGGTGGACGGTGTCACGGGATATCTGCGCGAGTCGATCGATGATCTCGTCGAAGCCGTCCACGCCGTCGACCGCTGTGATCCGAACGCGTGCCGCGAGCACGTTGTCGAGCACTTCTCCGCCGATCGGATGGTGGATGCGTACGAGGTGCTGCTCGGCGAGGTGGCTAGCTCGGCGTCGTGA
- a CDS encoding zf-HC2 domain-containing protein: MISCATARERAPELALGILDGAERAELLHHLVDCANCQAVVAEHNEIADLLPQLAPQVDAPPGFDRRVLRAFRGERRRITRRTLTAVAAAIAAATITSIAVVRVIDADDERSVAAPELRTVSMIGAGGTPVGRLTVSAGTPAALAVSVDYAVPDGGYTLRLRIAGSDTGENLGTITIVDGRGQWNGRVSIPASGHPTVALVTPAGATVCEAQLSD; this comes from the coding sequence ATGATCAGCTGCGCGACGGCCCGTGAGCGTGCACCCGAGCTCGCGCTCGGCATCCTGGACGGTGCGGAGCGTGCCGAGCTCCTGCACCATCTCGTCGACTGCGCCAACTGCCAGGCGGTCGTCGCCGAGCACAACGAGATTGCCGACCTCTTGCCGCAGCTCGCACCGCAGGTCGACGCGCCGCCCGGGTTCGACCGGCGCGTGCTCCGCGCCTTTCGCGGCGAGCGCCGACGCATCACGCGCCGCACGCTTACGGCGGTGGCCGCGGCTATCGCCGCAGCCACGATCACCAGCATCGCCGTGGTCAGGGTCATCGATGCAGACGACGAGCGCTCGGTCGCTGCACCTGAGCTGCGCACGGTCTCGATGATCGGCGCCGGCGGAACCCCAGTAGGACGGCTCACCGTTTCGGCCGGCACGCCTGCTGCCCTTGCCGTGAGCGTCGACTACGCGGTTCCCGACGGTGGATACACGCTGCGCTTGCGCATCGCTGGTTCCGACACCGGCGAGAACCTCGGGACGATCACGATCGTGGACGGTCGCGGGCAGTGGAACGGTCGAGTGTCGATCCCCGCTAGCGGCCACCCGACGGTGGCGCTCGTCACCCCTGCCGGCGCGACCGTGTGCGAGGCACAGCTCTCCGACTGA
- the trpA gene encoding tryptophan synthase subunit alpha: protein MRLEAHLRARRDAGAKLLVPYVTGGLGPDWLDVVRAVVDAGADAVEIGIPFSDPVMDGPTIQEASQRALDAGATPATIVAEAAKLDVDAPLAVMTYYNPVHHTGHERFAASLADAGIDGAIVPDLPLDELDGWGDAADAAGIETVLLAAPTTPDDRLARICERSRGFVYGVSLLGVTGERDSLAVNATDMGRRLKAMTDRPSLLGIGISTGPQAVEGAAAADGVIVGSALIKRLLDGDGPEGAGAFIGELRKALDE from the coding sequence TTGAGACTCGAAGCACACCTGCGCGCGCGTCGCGACGCGGGCGCCAAGCTGCTTGTTCCCTACGTGACCGGCGGGCTCGGGCCGGATTGGCTGGACGTCGTGCGGGCCGTGGTCGACGCCGGCGCGGACGCCGTCGAGATCGGCATCCCGTTCTCGGACCCGGTGATGGACGGTCCGACGATCCAGGAGGCGTCGCAGCGCGCACTCGACGCGGGTGCGACTCCGGCCACGATCGTCGCCGAGGCTGCGAAGCTCGACGTCGATGCTCCGCTGGCCGTCATGACGTATTACAACCCGGTGCACCACACCGGGCACGAACGATTCGCGGCATCTCTCGCCGACGCCGGCATCGACGGCGCGATCGTCCCGGACCTCCCTCTCGACGAGCTCGATGGGTGGGGCGACGCAGCCGACGCCGCCGGCATCGAGACCGTGCTCCTCGCGGCGCCGACCACTCCCGACGATCGCCTCGCCCGGATCTGCGAACGTTCTCGAGGGTTCGTCTACGGGGTGTCGCTGCTCGGCGTGACCGGCGAGCGCGACAGTCTCGCGGTGAACGCAACCGACATGGGCCGGAGGCTCAAGGCCATGACCGACCGCCCGAGCCTTCTCGGCATCGGCATCTCGACCGGGCCGCAAGCGGTGGAGGGAGCCGCGGCGGCCGATGGTGTGATCGTCGGCAGCGCCCTCATCAAGCGGTTGTTGGACGGTGACGGCCCGGAGGGCGCGGGCGCGTTCATCGGCGAGCTGCGCAAGGCACTGGACGAATGA
- a CDS encoding dienelactone hydrolase family protein — protein sequence MSDALSAFTESTFTHEGLDRQVFRAGGGPAVIVIHEVPGITPAVAAFAQRLVDRGFSVRMPSLFGTPGQKMSAGYVIRSLTRACVASEFAALALDRTSPIIGWLRALAAEAHAECGGPGVGAVGMCFTGGFALGMMVDERMLAPVLSQPSAPFPIGKKRKAALGVSDDDLEKVKRRGAQGACVLGLRFTKDLAVPAERFETLHRELGDAFIAVEIDSSRGNPNGISRFAHSVLTEHLVDTPGHPTRAALDRVLAFLEERLRA from the coding sequence ATGAGCGATGCGCTGAGCGCCTTCACCGAGTCGACGTTCACTCACGAGGGCCTCGACCGGCAGGTGTTTCGAGCCGGAGGCGGTCCCGCGGTGATCGTCATCCACGAAGTTCCCGGGATCACGCCAGCAGTTGCGGCCTTCGCGCAACGCCTGGTCGACCGCGGCTTCTCGGTGCGGATGCCTTCGTTGTTCGGTACGCCGGGACAGAAGATGTCCGCTGGCTACGTGATCCGGTCCCTCACCCGGGCGTGCGTCGCGAGCGAGTTCGCCGCGTTGGCCCTCGACCGAACCAGCCCCATCATCGGCTGGCTGCGCGCACTCGCCGCGGAGGCCCACGCCGAGTGCGGCGGCCCTGGGGTAGGTGCGGTCGGCATGTGCTTCACCGGCGGGTTCGCGCTCGGGATGATGGTGGACGAACGGATGCTGGCGCCGGTGCTGAGCCAACCGTCGGCGCCGTTCCCGATCGGCAAGAAGCGCAAGGCCGCGCTCGGCGTCAGCGATGATGACCTCGAGAAGGTCAAGCGGCGCGGCGCGCAGGGTGCGTGCGTCCTCGGGTTGCGCTTCACCAAGGATCTCGCGGTTCCCGCCGAGCGCTTCGAGACCCTCCACCGGGAGCTCGGCGACGCCTTCATCGCGGTGGAGATCGACTCGTCACGCGGGAACCCGAACGGGATCTCACGCTTTGCCCATTCCGTGCTAACCGAGCACCTCGTCGACACGCCGGGTCACCCGACCCGAGCCGCGCTCGACCGGGTGCTCGCCTTCCTCGAAGAGCGTCTGCGCGCCTAG
- a CDS encoding glycogen debranching N-terminal domain-containing protein produces the protein MWTSGATSPLDSAAVTLVEGSAFCISLPSGDMMTSHPHGLFFRDTRFLAELSLKINGEWPEPLAAHLVDPFSATFVVQASPEHGRADSSLVVTRQRFIGRGMREDVVIRNYGAESAFCHLEFEIGCDFADLFEVKEGRVKKVGDLQVEHHESRITHTYTRGAFRRAVHLDFSQPPRIVGSATASYEIIVPPGDDWSVCLQVTPVIDDVEVTPRHQCGHPVERAAPSTRLEAWRHNLPTLTTDHIELARLYDRSAEDLAALRLFDPEHPDRTVVAAGAPWFMTVFGRDSLLTSWMSMLVDPDLALGTLQTLARYQGENVNPLTEEEPGRILHEMRFGESARLSLGGGNVYYGSVDATPLFVMVLGELQRWGTRAEDVDALLPFADRALTWIDEFGDRDGDGYVEYMRTSDRGLRNQGWKDSWDSTTFLDGRLAEPPIALCEVQGYVYAALLARSHFATEHGDDAMARRLRERADDLKVRFNRDFWLDDLGRFAMGLDRDKRPIDTLTSNMGHCLWTGIVDDEKAPLVGKQLLGDDMFSGWGIRTLATGTPRFNPVSYHNGSVWPHDNAICAAGLMRYGLIEEAHRVMEGIVGAAGEFGHRLPELFAGFSRSDYSFPVAYPTSCSPQAWAAASPLLMLRTLLRFEPDVRSKRLNLAPALPDWIGSFRLDGVDLMGGQLMIEAADDRLVAFEGPPGLELLDEPRAS, from the coding sequence ATGTGGACCTCCGGTGCGACGTCACCTCTCGACTCCGCGGCGGTGACGCTGGTCGAGGGTTCGGCGTTCTGCATCTCGTTGCCGTCGGGCGACATGATGACGAGCCATCCTCACGGCCTGTTCTTCCGCGACACTCGGTTCCTCGCGGAGCTGAGCCTCAAGATCAACGGCGAATGGCCCGAGCCGCTCGCGGCGCACCTGGTCGATCCCTTCAGCGCAACCTTCGTGGTGCAGGCCTCACCGGAGCACGGGCGCGCCGACTCGAGCCTCGTCGTCACGCGCCAACGCTTCATCGGACGCGGCATGCGTGAGGACGTGGTCATCCGCAACTACGGAGCCGAATCCGCCTTCTGCCATCTCGAGTTCGAGATCGGCTGTGACTTCGCAGATCTCTTCGAGGTCAAGGAAGGCCGCGTCAAGAAGGTGGGTGACCTCCAAGTCGAGCACCACGAGAGCCGCATCACCCACACGTACACGCGGGGTGCCTTCCGCCGCGCCGTACACCTCGACTTCTCACAGCCGCCACGCATCGTGGGGTCGGCGACCGCGAGCTACGAGATCATCGTGCCGCCGGGCGACGACTGGTCGGTGTGCCTTCAGGTCACCCCGGTGATCGATGACGTCGAGGTGACGCCGCGCCATCAGTGTGGCCACCCGGTCGAGCGTGCCGCCCCCAGCACGCGACTCGAGGCGTGGCGGCACAACCTGCCGACCCTCACTACCGACCACATCGAGCTCGCACGGCTCTACGACCGCTCGGCCGAAGATCTCGCCGCGCTGCGGCTCTTCGATCCCGAGCACCCTGACCGCACGGTCGTCGCCGCCGGTGCGCCGTGGTTCATGACGGTGTTCGGGCGCGACTCGCTGCTGACGTCGTGGATGTCGATGCTCGTGGATCCCGACCTCGCGCTCGGAACGCTCCAGACCCTTGCCCGCTACCAGGGCGAGAACGTCAACCCGCTCACCGAAGAGGAACCGGGTCGGATCCTCCACGAGATGCGGTTCGGTGAGAGCGCGCGACTGTCGCTCGGCGGGGGCAACGTCTACTACGGCAGCGTCGACGCCACACCGTTGTTCGTGATGGTGCTCGGTGAGCTGCAGCGCTGGGGGACGCGCGCCGAGGACGTCGACGCGTTGCTCCCCTTCGCCGACCGCGCCCTGACGTGGATCGACGAGTTCGGCGACCGTGACGGCGACGGCTACGTCGAGTACATGCGCACGTCCGATCGAGGGCTCAGGAACCAGGGTTGGAAGGACTCGTGGGACTCCACGACCTTCCTGGACGGACGGCTCGCCGAGCCTCCGATCGCGCTCTGTGAGGTGCAGGGTTACGTCTATGCCGCGCTGCTCGCGCGCTCGCACTTCGCCACGGAGCATGGTGACGACGCCATGGCGCGGCGACTGCGCGAGCGCGCCGATGATCTCAAGGTCCGCTTCAACCGAGACTTCTGGCTCGATGACCTCGGGCGCTTCGCGATGGGCCTCGACCGTGACAAGCGGCCGATCGACACGCTGACGTCGAACATGGGCCATTGCCTGTGGACCGGCATCGTCGACGATGAGAAGGCTCCGCTCGTCGGCAAGCAGCTGCTCGGTGACGACATGTTCTCGGGTTGGGGGATACGCACGCTCGCCACCGGCACGCCTCGCTTCAATCCCGTCAGCTACCACAACGGCAGCGTGTGGCCGCACGACAACGCGATCTGCGCCGCGGGGCTCATGCGGTACGGCCTCATCGAAGAGGCGCACCGCGTGATGGAGGGCATCGTCGGTGCCGCCGGCGAGTTCGGTCATCGTCTCCCCGAGCTATTCGCAGGCTTCTCGCGTTCCGACTACTCGTTCCCGGTCGCGTACCCCACATCGTGCTCACCGCAGGCGTGGGCCGCCGCGTCGCCCCTGCTCATGCTGCGCACGCTCCTGCGCTTCGAGCCTGACGTGCGCAGCAAGCGTCTCAATCTCGCGCCGGCGCTCCCCGATTGGATCGGGAGCTTCCGCCTCGACGGTGTCGACCTCATGGGTGGGCAGCTCATGATCGAAGCCGCGGACGACCGCCTGGTCGCATTCGAGGGCCCGCCCGGCCTCGAGCTGCTCGACGAGCCACGCGCGAGCTGA